The proteins below come from a single Bremerella sp. JC817 genomic window:
- a CDS encoding FAD-dependent oxidoreductase, protein MSNSLSRRQLLAASVSGVLLPTALHAADRQAETPGQVTEPERTTAVAGTTDVIVCGGGPAGIATAISAARTGASVQILEAHGCLGGVWTSGMLSYVMDAEKPGLNAELPRRLEEMDAFRPSGPKNYIYDIESMKVLLEQMCDENKIKVQYHTRIVAVEKDASNRVRGVITESKSGRQAWRAHTVVDTTGDGDVGALAGCGWEFGRDQDCPCQPMSMMGIITASPEALQQFDRLKGGQTKDEFRAFIQKAGHDPSYAKPTLWYMGGSVAAVMMNHEYGVRPFDAAEVTAATIRSRRELYEICQGLKNLGGAWSDCRLVTTAEQIGVRDGRRIKGRYFVTVDDVRLGARHEDAICRSEFSVDIHAATKEANKKAAYGSGGVKAKPFDIPLRALIAADVDGLMMAGRCISGDFFAHASYRVTGNAVAMGEAAGVTSALAAQEGCLPQDVAWKGVSEKLQSLRKPVA, encoded by the coding sequence GAATTCGCTTTCCCGTCGTCAGCTCTTGGCTGCTTCTGTTTCCGGTGTTTTGCTGCCGACTGCGCTTCATGCTGCCGACCGCCAAGCGGAGACGCCAGGACAAGTAACCGAACCAGAGCGAACGACAGCGGTCGCGGGCACCACCGACGTTATCGTTTGTGGTGGTGGACCTGCTGGGATTGCAACCGCCATCAGCGCGGCCCGAACCGGTGCTTCGGTGCAGATCCTGGAGGCCCATGGCTGTCTCGGGGGTGTGTGGACCAGTGGGATGCTTTCATACGTGATGGATGCCGAGAAGCCTGGTTTGAATGCCGAGCTTCCGCGGCGTCTCGAAGAGATGGACGCCTTTCGCCCGAGCGGTCCGAAGAACTACATCTACGACATCGAGAGCATGAAAGTGCTGCTCGAACAGATGTGCGACGAAAACAAGATCAAGGTCCAGTATCACACGCGGATCGTGGCGGTCGAGAAAGATGCCTCGAATCGTGTGCGTGGCGTGATCACCGAGTCGAAGTCAGGTCGTCAGGCGTGGCGGGCCCATACGGTTGTCGATACGACCGGCGATGGCGATGTCGGCGCCTTGGCAGGCTGCGGTTGGGAATTCGGACGCGATCAGGATTGTCCTTGCCAGCCGATGTCGATGATGGGAATCATCACCGCCAGTCCGGAAGCCTTGCAGCAGTTCGATCGTTTGAAGGGTGGCCAGACCAAAGACGAGTTCCGGGCATTCATTCAGAAAGCAGGTCACGATCCTTCCTATGCTAAGCCAACGCTATGGTACATGGGGGGAAGTGTTGCCGCGGTGATGATGAATCACGAGTATGGGGTCCGCCCGTTCGATGCCGCGGAAGTCACCGCCGCGACGATTCGTTCACGTCGCGAGTTGTACGAAATCTGCCAAGGACTGAAGAACCTGGGCGGAGCGTGGAGCGATTGTCGCCTCGTAACGACAGCCGAGCAGATCGGCGTGCGAGATGGTCGCCGCATCAAGGGACGCTACTTCGTGACGGTCGATGACGTTCGGCTAGGGGCTCGGCATGAAGATGCGATCTGCCGTAGCGAATTCAGTGTCGATATTCATGCCGCGACTAAGGAAGCGAACAAGAAAGCGGCTTACGGTTCTGGGGGCGTGAAAGCAAAGCCGTTCGACATTCCGCTGCGGGCATTGATTGCCGCCGATGTCGATGGGTTGATGATGGCCGGACGCTGCATCAGTGGCGACTTCTTCGCGCATGCCAGCTATCGAGTGACTGGCAACGCGGTCGCCATGGGAGAAGCGGCCGGCGTTACATCGGCTTTGGCCGCACAAGAGGGTTGCCTCCCCCAGGATGTCGCCTGGAAGGGAGTCTCAGAAAAACTGCAATCGCTGCGAAAGCCGGTGGCTTAG
- a CDS encoding polyprenyl synthetase family protein produces the protein MPSHSQPESDRGDKKRVSRRRKTAHLKQVPDRLALREEIRDRCYQICENLDKSRPLSKDEMEQLTRALLQEMNLPESYIGWTMVMMTSAFWRDQVSAIPPERRLFLLPHCLKHAEGCPAEYDQFGLDCKTCGACSIADYRGQAEELGYRVLVAEGSPIVMKILVSGYVDAVVGVACLNVLEKAFDKILLAGIPCMAVPLHSSDCRNTSVDEKWVFDMIHLPHREPQQKTATYVHLMRAAQDMFAPQNLNRLIAPQRQTPETAEANLIDLPNLDPIAATERLAIDFVGRGGKYSRPFTTLAVYDALTGGHGTTAEGAAHVADYSDSVKRAALAIETFHKASLVHDDIEDDDEFRYGEPTVHRQFGVSTGINLGDYMIGLGYRLVSREIKTLGAEVVAKIVDQLAEAHMRLSEGQGAELMWRDSTSKELTPIDALKIYALKTSPAFEAALHCGIALAQTKDDYRDQMRKFARHVGVAFQILNDLKDWFGDSDNKLSAGNDIIGGRPTVLWALALQSLKEDRKNELIQIANDPDLTATAKIQRVRTLYLEGGVFDAAEQLVEKYRAKAEEIADEIEPEAFRRLLYYLVDSILETADDHKPTIVIPTTSLEFPIAAPTS, from the coding sequence ATGCCTTCCCACTCCCAGCCTGAATCGGACCGCGGCGACAAGAAGCGCGTTTCCCGTCGTCGCAAAACGGCTCATTTGAAGCAAGTTCCCGATCGTCTTGCCCTGCGCGAAGAGATCCGTGATCGCTGCTACCAGATTTGCGAGAACCTCGACAAATCACGTCCTCTCTCCAAGGACGAAATGGAGCAGCTGACCCGGGCCCTGCTGCAAGAGATGAACCTGCCCGAGTCCTATATTGGCTGGACGATGGTGATGATGACCTCCGCCTTCTGGCGTGACCAGGTCTCCGCGATTCCGCCTGAACGTCGCCTCTTCCTGCTGCCTCACTGCTTGAAGCATGCCGAAGGGTGCCCGGCCGAATACGACCAGTTCGGTCTCGACTGCAAAACATGTGGCGCATGTAGCATCGCCGATTATCGGGGTCAGGCCGAAGAGCTTGGCTACCGCGTGCTCGTCGCGGAAGGTTCTCCGATCGTGATGAAGATCCTGGTCAGCGGCTATGTCGACGCCGTGGTCGGGGTCGCCTGCTTGAACGTGCTGGAAAAGGCGTTCGACAAGATCTTGCTGGCCGGCATTCCCTGCATGGCGGTTCCGTTGCATTCAAGCGATTGCCGAAACACGTCGGTCGACGAGAAGTGGGTCTTCGACATGATCCACCTGCCGCATCGTGAACCTCAGCAGAAAACGGCGACCTATGTTCATCTGATGCGTGCCGCTCAGGACATGTTCGCGCCGCAGAACTTGAACCGTTTGATTGCCCCGCAGCGACAAACGCCCGAGACCGCCGAAGCGAACCTTATCGACCTGCCAAACCTCGATCCGATTGCCGCGACTGAGCGTCTGGCGATCGACTTCGTCGGACGTGGCGGTAAGTACTCGCGGCCTTTCACCACGCTGGCCGTTTACGATGCGTTAACCGGCGGACATGGGACTACTGCCGAAGGTGCGGCCCATGTCGCGGACTATTCCGACTCCGTCAAACGCGCGGCCCTGGCGATTGAAACATTCCACAAGGCCTCGCTCGTTCACGACGATATCGAAGACGACGACGAGTTCCGCTATGGCGAGCCAACCGTGCATCGCCAGTTTGGTGTTTCCACCGGGATCAACCTGGGCGACTACATGATCGGTCTCGGCTATCGCCTGGTCAGCCGCGAAATCAAAACGTTGGGCGCGGAAGTGGTGGCGAAGATTGTCGATCAACTGGCCGAAGCTCACATGCGTTTGTCCGAAGGGCAAGGCGCCGAACTGATGTGGCGTGACTCGACCAGCAAAGAGTTGACTCCGATCGACGCCCTGAAAATATATGCCCTGAAGACTTCGCCGGCGTTCGAGGCAGCCTTGCACTGCGGTATCGCTTTGGCTCAAACCAAAGACGATTACCGCGATCAGATGCGCAAGTTTGCCCGGCACGTGGGGGTCGCTTTCCAGATCTTGAACGACCTGAAGGACTGGTTCGGAGACTCCGACAACAAGCTTTCCGCCGGCAACGACATCATCGGCGGACGACCGACCGTGCTGTGGGCCCTGGCACTGCAAAGCCTGAAAGAAGATCGCAAAAACGAACTCATTCAAATTGCGAACGATCCAGACCTGACCGCGACCGCCAAGATCCAGCGAGTGCGAACCCTTTACCTCGAAGGAGGCGTTTTCGATGCCGCAGAGCAGCTCGTAGAAAAATATCGAGCAAAAGCGGAAGAAATCGCCGATGAAATCGAACCGGAAGCCTTCCGACGATTGTTGTATTATCTGGTGGATTCCATTCTGGAAACCGCTGATGATCACAAGCCGACGATTGTCATCCCGACAACTTCGTTGGAATTCCCGATAGCCGCGCCAACTTCGTAG
- a CDS encoding prenyltransferase/squalene oxidase repeat-containing protein, which translates to MIDPARVRHCYELAKQDLLSERDPSGHWIGELSTSALSTATAVSALQLALINGSASSNADASLIRGGVDYLLANQNSDGGWGDTDLSYSNIATTMLAVAALTLTGDAEKHPSVLSAAKAYIDKKGGIPGLRARYGKDKTFAVPILTNYALARLVSWKKVSPLPFEAAVFPQSFYKFIKLPVVSYAIPALVGIGQAKFYHDKPWNPLIRGIRSAAFKPAAKVLTKMQPESGGYLEAIPLTSFVVMSLAATGRANSEVAQNGLRFIRDSVRPDGSWPIDTNLATWVTTLSINALSVLDDDNSHLTPECLDWLLACQTKTIHPFTGAAPGAWGWTDLSGSVPDADDTPGALLALKYFYERGDCDDATKEQILQAARNGCRWLMDLQNSDGGWPTFCKGWGTQPFDRSGSDITAHAMRGLAAWASDLPEAQRRLAKGQKYLAQMQHHDAWLPLWFGNQDRTEEDNPIYGTVKVLNYFRDIAASPVNIGESDRQAATKALKWLASQQNPDGGFGGGKAISDRTQGQYESSVEETALAIEGLLCDNKGTENSPAWENAVDWLCRRVEENSHVECSPIGFYFSKLWYYEKLYPRIMTVSALAHACRAIESSVRENPTSVSGNRD; encoded by the coding sequence ATGATCGATCCTGCCCGTGTCCGACATTGCTATGAACTAGCCAAGCAAGACTTGCTCAGCGAGCGAGATCCTTCGGGGCACTGGATCGGTGAACTCTCGACCTCCGCCCTTTCGACCGCCACAGCCGTCAGTGCGTTGCAGTTAGCCCTGATCAACGGCTCGGCATCCAGCAATGCTGATGCGTCACTCATTCGCGGGGGTGTCGATTACCTGCTGGCGAACCAAAACAGTGATGGCGGCTGGGGTGATACGGACCTCAGTTACTCGAATATTGCCACCACAATGCTGGCGGTCGCGGCCCTCACTTTGACGGGCGATGCCGAGAAACACCCAAGTGTCCTGTCGGCAGCCAAGGCGTACATCGACAAGAAAGGTGGGATTCCCGGATTGCGTGCTCGCTACGGGAAAGACAAAACATTCGCGGTCCCCATTCTGACCAACTATGCCTTGGCGCGGCTGGTCAGTTGGAAGAAGGTTTCGCCCCTCCCATTCGAAGCGGCCGTTTTCCCACAATCGTTTTACAAGTTCATCAAGCTGCCGGTCGTCAGCTACGCGATCCCTGCCCTGGTCGGCATCGGCCAGGCCAAGTTCTATCACGATAAACCTTGGAACCCGCTGATCCGCGGCATTCGCTCGGCCGCCTTCAAGCCAGCGGCAAAAGTGCTGACGAAGATGCAGCCGGAAAGTGGCGGTTACCTGGAAGCGATCCCGCTGACCAGCTTCGTCGTGATGAGCCTCGCCGCGACCGGTCGGGCCAACAGCGAAGTCGCCCAGAATGGCTTGCGGTTCATTCGCGATTCGGTCCGACCTGACGGCAGTTGGCCGATCGATACCAATCTGGCGACCTGGGTTACGACCCTTTCGATCAACGCTCTTTCGGTGCTGGACGACGACAACAGCCATCTCACGCCGGAATGCCTGGACTGGCTGCTCGCGTGCCAGACCAAGACGATTCACCCCTTCACTGGAGCCGCCCCAGGGGCTTGGGGCTGGACCGATTTAAGTGGCAGCGTTCCCGATGCCGACGACACGCCAGGAGCCTTGCTGGCCCTCAAATATTTTTACGAGCGTGGCGACTGCGACGACGCGACCAAAGAGCAAATCTTGCAGGCAGCCCGCAACGGATGTCGCTGGCTGATGGATCTTCAAAACAGCGACGGCGGCTGGCCCACCTTCTGCAAAGGCTGGGGCACTCAACCATTCGATCGCAGCGGCAGCGACATCACCGCCCACGCAATGCGCGGACTGGCGGCGTGGGCGAGCGATCTGCCCGAAGCGCAGCGGCGACTAGCCAAAGGTCAAAAGTACCTGGCCCAGATGCAGCACCACGACGCATGGCTGCCGCTGTGGTTTGGTAACCAGGATCGAACCGAAGAAGACAATCCGATCTACGGCACCGTGAAGGTGCTGAACTACTTCCGCGATATCGCTGCTTCCCCGGTCAATATTGGCGAATCAGATCGCCAAGCCGCAACAAAGGCTCTCAAATGGCTTGCGAGCCAGCAGAACCCCGACGGTGGTTTTGGTGGCGGAAAGGCGATTTCTGATCGCACCCAGGGGCAGTACGAGAGCAGCGTCGAAGAGACGGCGCTGGCCATTGAGGGCTTGCTCTGCGACAATAAGGGAACGGAAAACAGCCCTGCCTGGGAAAATGCGGTCGATTGGTTATGCCGTCGAGTGGAAGAAAATTCCCATGTCGAATGTTCTCCAATTGGTTTTTACTTCTCTAAGCTGTGGTATTATGAAAAGCTCTACCCGCGAATCATGACGGTCAGTGCTCTGGCCCATGCTTGTCGAGCGATAGAATCTTCAGTGCGCGAAAATCCCACCAGCGTCAGCGGAAACAGAGACTGA